In one Brevibacillus composti genomic region, the following are encoded:
- a CDS encoding efflux RND transporter permease subunit — translation MNKGSFASTWPVLAKLLALLCCLLALGAALRMEIRLFPDRVLPEYTIRLQAPGLSADRIDERVTRPVEEAIRASGLALKISTLSQNQTASLTVKTKVRLFGSDREKLEQIMREVSGTLPLDSWELSSSNLADDRVGTYMVYGSDIQTIADAANRDLSEKLSAIPGVARVEVDDASLRQEVELVFHPTMLRAHGLTPGDVLGQLQAKGAAEQVGTIGKGADRTNFRWGREWTSPQELASELISTGKGYVPLKTLADIRDLRGSRGETVHVYKGSPAVAVTVYAAGGSQLPQLRAEVINAVDEVKQAADGRYQIDLIHDVAWILSAALRDGSILVILLASLTAIAVGLRLRSVSAGTLSFLFLLLSTGALLGGMWLVGMPLTLVSLGPVLLFALLYAGAGVWLFLRLAEERDLSAQGCVRSVWALMRPILLGIVIVAAVFTGLLTTDFIKASDAALLTDALPIIPLGTAVMTLVYGWIVPVLAAAWIPEGFPAVVREKTRRGWAVRLAARWERSVGLGFVPYGVTLAASLFAIVFFHPFVLVDPYGKTDGQQKTLSLSMIQGSSIDQSMQAAQVAEERLRKLEEVRDLYTAASRESLTFYLHLEEKDNWTRSRMDLEKELDKALREVPHTDPFAMIVSEDQKTRLELTIKGPSLHTSKEIADQLVTLMKGLQWTDEDGREIITDERIGAGTTGTYIEMTPKPEMLARYQVTEAEIRRQLASYLGRQAAGSLAWNERAIPVTARFPDNWMEHPDQVKNILVRTPGGAVRLQDLAEWRLADEPPVFQREDGQYVIKVSSAVSQPDWIDGLAFSIPLQMEQKMPIPEGYRILTANELKKEQEQETKNTDKTGRFLAVSGAVLIVLAAALALQRRLRDSIIALAFVPVLAGGVMFGLLLLDRPLNVMGFYGMAATSALLVQQTLLFLDRLHLSAKAAETIMDGVKAASSRAVPALLIVLSSVILASLPFGLGWGSGDDVHGSFSATLLLGTILAGYAAIVLVPGVHTAAENRRLYSQPWTIPLIRKRLRNWWENEKVRRQDRRELKRSRFSRQTGDDSGERVHESASGRPGELSDEDFLPLPREVRDANL, via the coding sequence ATGAATAAGGGCTCGTTTGCTTCGACATGGCCGGTGCTGGCCAAGCTGCTGGCTTTGCTGTGCTGTCTCCTGGCGCTGGGCGCCGCGCTGCGCATGGAAATCAGGCTGTTTCCCGACCGGGTCCTCCCGGAATATACGATCCGGCTGCAAGCCCCCGGCTTGAGTGCGGACCGGATCGATGAGCGGGTGACCCGCCCTGTGGAAGAGGCGATTCGCGCAAGCGGTCTGGCGCTGAAAATCTCTACGCTTTCGCAGAATCAAACGGCTTCTCTCACCGTCAAAACGAAGGTCCGGCTGTTTGGCAGCGACCGGGAAAAGCTGGAGCAAATCATGCGGGAGGTGTCCGGGACGCTGCCTCTGGACAGCTGGGAGCTGTCTTCCTCCAATCTGGCGGATGACCGTGTGGGCACCTACATGGTCTACGGTTCCGACATCCAAACCATCGCCGATGCGGCGAACAGAGACCTGTCGGAAAAATTGTCGGCCATCCCCGGGGTAGCCCGGGTGGAGGTCGACGATGCCAGCCTCAGACAGGAGGTGGAGCTGGTCTTTCATCCCACGATGCTGCGGGCGCATGGCCTGACGCCCGGCGATGTGCTCGGTCAGCTGCAGGCCAAGGGTGCCGCGGAGCAGGTCGGCACGATCGGCAAGGGAGCGGACCGGACGAATTTCCGCTGGGGCCGGGAGTGGACCAGTCCGCAGGAGCTGGCGAGCGAGCTGATCTCCACCGGAAAAGGATACGTCCCGCTGAAAACGCTGGCTGATATCCGCGACCTGCGGGGAAGCAGGGGAGAGACGGTGCATGTCTATAAAGGCTCACCGGCTGTCGCCGTGACCGTCTATGCGGCAGGAGGTTCCCAGCTGCCCCAGCTTCGCGCAGAGGTGATCAATGCGGTAGACGAGGTGAAGCAGGCTGCGGACGGCCGCTATCAGATCGACCTGATCCACGATGTCGCGTGGATCTTGTCGGCAGCTCTCCGGGATGGGAGCATTTTGGTCATTCTTTTGGCCTCGCTGACGGCGATTGCCGTAGGCCTGCGCTTGCGCAGCGTATCGGCTGGCACCCTGTCCTTTCTTTTCTTGCTTTTGTCCACAGGCGCCTTGCTCGGGGGCATGTGGCTCGTCGGGATGCCGCTTACGCTCGTTTCCCTCGGACCGGTGCTGCTGTTTGCTCTCTTGTATGCCGGTGCGGGAGTCTGGCTCTTTTTGCGGCTGGCGGAAGAGCGGGATCTCTCCGCACAGGGCTGTGTGCGCAGTGTCTGGGCGCTGATGCGGCCGATCCTGCTGGGCATTGTGATCGTGGCGGCGGTGTTCACGGGCCTTTTGACCACCGATTTCATCAAAGCCTCCGATGCGGCACTTTTGACCGATGCGCTGCCAATCATCCCCCTCGGCACCGCCGTGATGACGCTCGTCTATGGATGGATCGTCCCGGTGTTGGCTGCAGCGTGGATCCCTGAGGGTTTTCCTGCCGTCGTCAGGGAAAAGACGAGGAGAGGATGGGCGGTGCGTCTCGCGGCAAGATGGGAGCGTTCTGTCGGCCTGGGCTTTGTGCCGTATGGGGTTACGCTGGCAGCGTCCCTTTTCGCGATCGTCTTCTTTCACCCGTTTGTGCTGGTCGACCCATACGGCAAAACAGACGGGCAGCAAAAGACCCTCTCTCTGTCCATGATTCAGGGGAGCAGCATCGATCAGTCGATGCAGGCCGCCCAAGTGGCCGAGGAGCGCTTGCGTAAGCTGGAAGAGGTGCGCGATCTCTACACGGCAGCGTCACGGGAAAGCCTCACCTTTTATCTGCATCTGGAGGAAAAAGACAATTGGACGCGCAGCCGGATGGATTTGGAAAAGGAGCTGGACAAAGCTCTCAGAGAGGTACCCCATACCGATCCATTCGCGATGATCGTCTCCGAGGATCAGAAAACCAGGCTGGAGCTCACGATAAAAGGGCCGTCTCTGCACACGTCCAAAGAGATCGCCGATCAGCTGGTCACCCTGATGAAAGGGTTGCAGTGGACGGATGAGGATGGCCGCGAGATCATTACCGACGAGAGGATCGGGGCTGGCACCACAGGCACGTACATCGAGATGACGCCCAAACCGGAGATGCTGGCCCGCTACCAGGTGACGGAGGCAGAAATCAGGCGTCAGCTGGCGAGCTATCTGGGGAGACAGGCAGCCGGCAGTCTCGCCTGGAATGAGCGCGCGATCCCTGTGACGGCCCGCTTTCCCGACAATTGGATGGAGCATCCGGATCAGGTGAAAAACATCCTCGTCCGCACCCCTGGCGGAGCTGTCCGCCTGCAGGATCTGGCCGAGTGGAGGCTGGCCGACGAACCGCCTGTATTCCAACGGGAGGACGGTCAGTATGTGATCAAGGTAAGCAGTGCCGTCTCTCAGCCCGACTGGATTGACGGCTTGGCCTTTTCGATTCCGTTGCAGATGGAACAGAAGATGCCCATACCGGAGGGGTACCGCATCCTGACGGCCAATGAACTGAAGAAAGAGCAGGAGCAGGAGACGAAAAACACCGACAAGACCGGCCGCTTTCTCGCGGTAAGCGGGGCCGTCCTGATCGTGCTGGCGGCTGCTCTGGCGCTTCAGCGAAGATTGCGCGACAGCATCATCGCGCTCGCCTTCGTGCCTGTGCTCGCAGGAGGCGTCATGTTTGGCCTCTTGCTGCTCGACCGTCCGCTGAATGTGATGGGCTTCTACGGAATGGCCGCCACGTCGGCTTTGCTGGTGCAGCAGACACTGCTTTTCCTGGACCGCCTGCACCTGTCGGCCAAAGCTGCGGAGACGATCATGGACGGCGTAAAGGCCGCCTCGTCTCGGGCCGTACCTGCCCTCCTGATCGTACTCTCCTCGGTCATCCTGGCCAGTCTGCCTTTTGGACTGGGCTGGGGAAGCGGGGATGATGTGCACGGCTCCTTCTCGGCAACCTTGCTGCTCGGCACGATTTTGGCCGGGTATGCAGCGATCGTCCTGGTACCCGGCGTGCACACGGCTGCGGAGAACCGCCGCTTGTACAGTCAGCCTTGGACGATTCCGCTCATCCGCAAACGGCTGCGGAACTGGTGGGAAAATGAAAAGGTGCGGCGGCAGGATCGCCGCGAGTTGAAACGAAGCCGATTCTCCCGACAGACGGGGGATGATTCCGGGGAGCGGGTGCACGAGAGCGCATCGGGCCGGCCCGGGGAGCTGTCCGACGAGGATTTCCTCCCATTGCCCAGAGAAGTGAGAGATGCCAACCTGTGA
- a CDS encoding VanZ family protein, whose protein sequence is MKRVIDILLLVCILAGLFISSSQPYTKQDLRGTISQYVDEKTVSEKWKNLSFHYGKKEISMDDTGAAGMIEFFLRKGTHFTVFALLTAVLYRVLRHRLSAAAALPWSAFLSLAAAVLDEWHQTFTPDRTGQVADVVLDGLGSGTMLLIIAVGLGLKNRKKK, encoded by the coding sequence ATGAAACGGGTGATCGATATCCTCCTCTTGGTGTGCATTTTGGCTGGGTTGTTCATCTCATCCTCCCAGCCGTACACCAAACAGGATTTGCGAGGGACGATCTCCCAGTACGTAGATGAAAAAACAGTTTCCGAAAAATGGAAGAATCTCTCTTTTCATTACGGGAAAAAAGAGATCAGCATGGACGACACGGGTGCGGCGGGAATGATCGAATTCTTTCTGCGCAAAGGGACGCATTTTACGGTCTTTGCCCTTTTGACGGCCGTCCTCTATCGCGTATTGCGGCATCGGCTCAGCGCAGCGGCAGCTCTCCCCTGGAGCGCGTTTCTCAGTCTGGCCGCCGCCGTTCTGGACGAGTGGCATCAGACGTTCACGCCGGATCGGACCGGACAGGTGGCGGATGTGGTCCTGGACGGCCTCGGGTCAGGGACGATGCTGTTGATCATCGCTGTGGGCCTGGGCTTGAAAAATAGGAAAAAGAAATGA
- a CDS encoding S1 RNA-binding domain-containing protein gives MAVQVGSIIEGKVTAIKPFGMFVAVSETEQGLVHISQVANGFVKDINEHFSVGDQVKVKVLSIDDAGKISLSVRAALPAPERPEREERRGGGYRGGDRGGNSRRDSGASFEDKLKKWLKHSEENLATINKKNAKRGY, from the coding sequence ATGGCAGTACAAGTGGGAAGCATCATCGAGGGAAAAGTGACAGCGATTAAACCGTTTGGGATGTTCGTAGCAGTCAGCGAAACCGAGCAGGGCTTAGTCCACATTTCCCAAGTTGCGAACGGTTTTGTAAAGGATATCAACGAACACTTTTCCGTCGGGGATCAAGTCAAAGTAAAGGTCCTCTCCATTGATGATGCAGGCAAGATCTCGCTTTCGGTTCGTGCCGCACTGCCTGCTCCCGAGCGTCCGGAGCGCGAGGAGCGTCGTGGCGGTGGATATCGTGGGGGCGACCGCGGAGGCAATTCAAGAAGAGACAGCGGGGCTTCCTTCGAAGACAAATTGAAAAAATGGCTGAAGCACAGCGAAGAGAACCTGGCTACCATTAACAAAAAGAACGCAAAACGTGGCTACTAG
- a CDS encoding alpha/beta hydrolase family protein has translation MNNCQETVRKQIESVFADVRAEESVQEGVSLYTVGYQSEGLHVKALLAVPQHTEEMLPALLYCRGGIKGVGRVRPERISQMAAFGYVILAPHYRGNEGGEGRDEFGGADRQDVFSAYERLRSLPLVDRERISVYGFSRGGIMALLAAIECEGLRAAVVWAGVSDLRLTYEERVDLRKMLRRVVGHPRKQEEAYIERSPVFRAAEIKCPVLIIHGTEDENVGVLHARRLADALQACGKPYELWLAEGASHLFKGDQLEAYTRRMFDWLDQVDNP, from the coding sequence ATGAACAACTGCCAAGAAACCGTGCGAAAACAAATCGAGTCCGTCTTCGCCGATGTCCGGGCGGAAGAATCGGTACAAGAGGGAGTCTCTCTCTATACGGTCGGCTACCAAAGCGAAGGGCTCCACGTCAAAGCGCTGCTCGCTGTTCCTCAGCACACGGAGGAAATGCTCCCGGCTCTGCTGTATTGCCGCGGAGGCATTAAGGGCGTCGGCAGGGTGAGGCCGGAGCGGATCAGCCAGATGGCGGCTTTCGGGTATGTGATCCTGGCTCCCCATTACCGCGGAAATGAAGGTGGGGAGGGCAGAGATGAATTCGGCGGGGCCGACCGGCAGGATGTCTTCTCCGCGTATGAGCGGCTGCGCAGCCTTCCGCTCGTGGACAGGGAGAGAATCAGCGTCTACGGCTTTTCGCGCGGGGGAATCATGGCCCTGCTGGCGGCGATCGAGTGTGAGGGTCTCCGGGCCGCTGTCGTCTGGGCTGGCGTGAGCGATCTGCGGCTGACCTACGAAGAGCGTGTCGATCTGCGGAAAATGCTGCGGCGTGTCGTCGGGCATCCGCGCAAGCAGGAAGAGGCTTACATCGAGCGATCCCCTGTGTTTCGGGCTGCGGAAATCAAATGCCCGGTGCTGATCATTCACGGGACCGAAGATGAGAACGTGGGGGTCTTGCATGCACGCCGCCTGGCTGATGCCCTGCAGGCATGCGGCAAGCCGTATGAGTTGTGGCTGGCCGAGGGAGCCAGCCACCTGTTTAAGGGCGATCAACTGGAGGCATACACCAGACGCATGTTCGATTGGCTCGATCAGGTGGACAACCCTTAG
- a CDS encoding ATP-binding protein: MSPFRSLGFQKKIMLSYLVMMLLIGFVTTIFSFQMTKVTADEMHLTQNVLPQASALLDVKNQLYLKTYALNMYTLTREPSYLDQYYTNLLNTSRFSAIPKTEENSELLSVIELIRQLDFIFLNKINPLLQASNVTAVSYVLEHDVQPRIKQLERHVTYSLHQLEFQTNKEFQETNESLKVSLILTYSVSVAAILFGLFCTFYFRRELIRPIQSLIQQVGEVSKGTFGKQITYKTKDDFHELAQEFNKMSTSIYQLFQKDEERRHVLEEEKNVREQILNSLPVGIITRHFGSEWVHINQKAKELVQLDGNFFPLTKEPDLWTGGPGEQTPWFENRKIQLYREDGSTLTALVSYVPLRNQFDQEAGWMVAFSDITEQEQFQEYLHQSEKLAMVGQLAAGAAHEIRNPLTVIYGFIQLLQQRLPEEERDRHYLPLILEEIERVNRIVTELLMLSKPSEPNYRETSLCEVVDSILPLMKGEAALHGIEILDLLDKETRLEVDVEQLKQILLNLMKNSIEAMKNGGTLLLKSEVVDSYVRIYVSDNGSGIPSEHLIRIFDPFFSLKEEGTGLGLPISRRMVENHGGSMQIFSEVGVGTEIVITLPLHPQRRL; the protein is encoded by the coding sequence ATGTCTCCGTTTCGCAGCTTAGGTTTTCAGAAGAAGATCATGCTCAGCTACCTGGTCATGATGCTCCTCATCGGTTTTGTCACAACCATCTTCAGTTTCCAGATGACCAAGGTGACCGCCGACGAGATGCATCTGACCCAAAACGTCCTGCCGCAGGCAAGCGCCCTCCTGGACGTCAAAAACCAGTTGTACCTGAAAACCTATGCGCTCAATATGTACACACTGACGCGGGAGCCGTCTTATTTGGATCAGTATTACACAAATCTTCTTAATACCTCTCGCTTTTCGGCCATTCCAAAAACAGAAGAAAACAGTGAACTCTTGTCCGTCATCGAACTGATCCGGCAGCTTGATTTCATTTTCCTGAACAAAATCAATCCGCTGCTTCAGGCCAGCAATGTGACAGCGGTCAGCTACGTGCTCGAACATGACGTGCAGCCGCGCATCAAACAACTGGAGCGGCATGTGACATACTCCCTCCATCAGCTGGAGTTTCAGACGAACAAGGAATTTCAGGAGACAAATGAATCGCTGAAGGTATCGCTCATTCTGACTTACAGCGTATCTGTGGCGGCCATCCTGTTTGGACTGTTTTGCACCTTTTACTTCCGCAGGGAGCTGATCCGTCCGATCCAGTCCCTGATTCAACAGGTAGGCGAGGTTTCCAAAGGGACGTTTGGCAAGCAGATCACCTACAAGACCAAAGATGATTTTCATGAGCTGGCGCAGGAATTCAACAAAATGTCCACCAGCATTTACCAGCTCTTCCAGAAGGACGAGGAGCGCAGGCATGTGCTGGAGGAAGAGAAAAACGTCCGAGAGCAGATATTGAACTCGCTTCCGGTGGGCATCATCACCCGCCACTTCGGTTCGGAGTGGGTACACATCAATCAAAAGGCGAAGGAACTGGTCCAACTGGATGGCAATTTCTTTCCGCTAACCAAGGAGCCCGATCTCTGGACAGGCGGACCCGGCGAACAGACGCCGTGGTTTGAGAACCGGAAGATCCAGCTGTATCGGGAGGACGGCAGCACATTGACCGCTCTGGTCTCCTATGTGCCTCTGCGCAACCAGTTCGATCAGGAAGCGGGATGGATGGTGGCCTTCTCCGACATTACCGAACAGGAGCAATTCCAGGAATACTTGCATCAATCGGAAAAACTGGCGATGGTGGGACAGCTTGCCGCCGGGGCCGCCCATGAAATTCGCAATCCGCTTACGGTGATTTACGGGTTTATCCAGCTGCTTCAGCAGCGGCTCCCGGAGGAGGAACGGGATCGCCACTACCTCCCGCTGATCCTGGAAGAGATCGAGCGGGTCAACCGCATTGTGACGGAGCTGCTCATGCTCTCCAAACCTTCGGAGCCCAATTATCGGGAGACTTCTCTATGCGAAGTGGTGGATTCGATCCTTCCTTTGATGAAAGGAGAGGCCGCGCTGCACGGCATCGAGATTCTCGACCTGCTGGACAAAGAGACGCGGCTGGAAGTGGATGTCGAGCAGCTGAAGCAAATTCTGCTCAACCTGATGAAGAACAGCATCGAGGCGATGAAAAACGGAGGAACGCTTCTCCTGAAAAGCGAAGTGGTGGATTCTTACGTGCGCATCTACGTTTCGGACAACGGCAGCGGCATCCCAAGCGAGCATTTGATCCGCATTTTCGACCCATTCTTCTCGCTGAAAGAAGAAGGAACCGGTTTGGGCTTGCCCATCTCGCGCCGCATGGTGGAGAATCACGGCGGCAGCATGCAGATTTTCAGCGAGGTCGGGGTAGGAACGGAGATCGTCATCACACTGCCGCTCCACCCCCAACGGCGTCTCTAA
- a CDS encoding BMP family ABC transporter substrate-binding protein, translated as MPKLQPIPVLFLCLVIALLVLNTSQFLTSLQHLKRIDATGMPDRQIKIALMLEGPTYDQGWNSSALESLIELQKTHSFLLDIASNLDPDQIANVAKDYASSGYDLIFGHGVIFSQPFSEVAPYYPETRFVSFNGEAPHLNQTTIRYDMWPAGYLVGRLAARMSNSNKVGYIIIDKPTEYDQLSGFTKAVKETSPSAEVIVGKIQDFNDITGATAAARDMIAKGVDVIYTTGDSLNLAVITEAQRADIYAIGYIADQRYIAPDHVLASMIQDVQQCYRTVVQQFTSGDLPAGTVTYGLKEGVNRLSGFGPMVPQAVRDEIKRDLERLINQR; from the coding sequence ATGCCCAAGCTCCAGCCCATTCCCGTCTTGTTTCTCTGCCTGGTGATCGCGCTGTTGGTGCTCAATACCAGCCAGTTCCTGACCAGCTTGCAACATTTGAAGAGAATAGACGCTACCGGCATGCCTGACCGTCAGATCAAAATCGCCCTCATGCTGGAAGGCCCCACCTATGATCAAGGATGGAACAGCAGCGCTTTGGAGAGTTTGATCGAACTGCAAAAAACGCACAGCTTTTTGCTGGACATCGCCAGCAATTTGGACCCCGATCAGATCGCCAACGTCGCCAAGGATTACGCTTCGAGCGGCTACGACCTCATCTTCGGACACGGCGTCATCTTTTCCCAGCCCTTCTCTGAAGTTGCTCCCTACTATCCCGAGACTCGTTTCGTATCATTTAACGGCGAAGCCCCCCATCTCAACCAGACGACGATCCGCTATGACATGTGGCCGGCCGGTTATCTGGTAGGGCGGCTGGCAGCCCGTATGTCCAATTCCAACAAAGTAGGCTATATTATTATCGATAAACCAACGGAATATGACCAACTTTCCGGATTTACGAAAGCCGTCAAGGAGACCTCGCCAAGCGCGGAGGTGATCGTCGGCAAAATCCAGGATTTCAACGATATCACGGGTGCCACTGCGGCGGCCAGGGACATGATTGCCAAAGGCGTTGACGTCATCTATACGACCGGTGACAGCCTGAATCTGGCCGTTATCACGGAGGCCCAGCGAGCCGACATCTATGCCATCGGCTACATTGCCGACCAGCGCTACATCGCGCCGGATCACGTGCTCGCCTCGATGATTCAGGACGTTCAGCAATGCTACCGGACCGTAGTCCAGCAGTTTACGTCCGGCGACTTGCCTGCGGGGACGGTTACCTATGGCTTAAAAGAGGGAGTCAATCGTCTCAGCGGATTCGGGCCGATGGTGCCCCAGGCGGTACGAGACGAGATCAAAAGGGATCTGGAAAGGCTCATAAACCAACGCTAG
- a CDS encoding response regulator: MARLLIVDDAAFMRKLLTEMVAGKHEVCGEATTGLEAIEKYKELRPDIVTMDITMPGMQGIEAMREILTIDEEAKVLICSAIGHRQKVLEAMKNGARDFVVKPFQKEQILDAISRLV; encoded by the coding sequence GTGGCCCGTTTGTTGATTGTAGACGATGCGGCGTTCATGAGAAAACTCCTGACCGAGATGGTTGCCGGGAAGCACGAGGTATGTGGAGAGGCGACCACCGGACTGGAGGCAATCGAGAAGTACAAGGAATTGAGGCCCGACATCGTCACGATGGACATCACCATGCCAGGCATGCAAGGAATCGAAGCGATGAGAGAAATCCTGACGATCGATGAAGAGGCCAAGGTCCTCATCTGTTCGGCGATCGGTCACAGGCAAAAAGTGCTGGAAGCCATGAAAAACGGAGCTCGCGACTTTGTGGTCAAACCCTTTCAAAAAGAACAAATCCTGGACGCCATCTCTCGTCTGGTGTAA
- a CDS encoding PucR family transcriptional regulator: protein MNYFQNYQHADIDELADVIGELLQNPITIEDADHKLIAYSTHGESTDQARWSTIMSRRVPEKVLTRLWKDGVFQELLTKDEPVHIPAKDEVGLGKRVAIAIRKGSDVLGYIWAIEVNRPITEEDDEILRQAARSAVSRLIQRQGKRKAEEQRRKEFLWELLLGNHSSDTLIRQKAESLQLNLTAPYLICVIEAAGMRLEQYLYPLLMRDKLLWVVDGSQIILLIGQQGTSRKVEEALIRKVQQFLADSLGKLQSHESQGQVTAGYGRSYKAYADIVKSYHEALHALKIKRLFPRETEGIHGYHELGIYRYLIKLKQWDEEQGYENERLAKLKRYDAENQTAMTETLETYLDAAGKVNVTANRLHIHINTLSYRLKRIEEIMQVDLEDMNQRVSLYLELKLDKLNREQ, encoded by the coding sequence ATGAATTATTTCCAAAATTATCAGCATGCCGATATTGATGAGCTGGCCGATGTCATCGGGGAGCTTTTGCAAAATCCGATCACGATCGAGGACGCCGACCACAAGCTGATCGCGTACAGCACTCATGGCGAGAGCACCGACCAGGCCAGGTGGTCCACCATCATGAGCAGGCGGGTGCCGGAAAAGGTCCTGACCCGGCTGTGGAAGGACGGCGTCTTCCAGGAGCTTCTGACGAAGGATGAGCCTGTCCACATCCCTGCCAAAGATGAGGTAGGGCTGGGAAAACGGGTCGCCATCGCGATTCGCAAAGGAAGCGATGTGCTCGGGTACATCTGGGCCATCGAGGTCAACCGTCCGATTACCGAGGAAGACGACGAAATTTTGCGCCAGGCAGCCCGGTCTGCCGTCTCCCGGCTCATCCAGCGGCAGGGCAAGCGGAAAGCGGAGGAGCAGCGGCGCAAAGAGTTTTTATGGGAGCTGCTGCTGGGCAACCACTCCAGCGACACCCTGATCCGCCAGAAGGCGGAGAGCCTGCAGTTGAATCTGACCGCTCCCTACCTGATCTGCGTGATCGAGGCCGCCGGGATGCGGCTGGAGCAGTACCTCTATCCCTTGCTGATGCGGGACAAGCTGCTCTGGGTCGTAGACGGGAGTCAAATCATCCTGTTGATCGGACAGCAGGGGACGAGCAGAAAAGTGGAGGAGGCCCTGATCCGCAAAGTGCAGCAATTCCTCGCCGACTCTCTCGGTAAGCTGCAGTCGCATGAGAGCCAGGGACAGGTGACGGCAGGCTACGGGCGCAGCTACAAGGCGTACGCCGATATCGTCAAAAGCTATCACGAGGCCCTGCACGCCCTGAAGATCAAGCGGCTGTTTCCGCGGGAAACCGAGGGCATTCACGGCTATCACGAGCTGGGAATCTACCGCTATCTGATCAAGCTGAAGCAGTGGGACGAAGAACAGGGGTACGAAAATGAAAGACTGGCAAAACTAAAGCGATATGACGCGGAAAACCAGACCGCGATGACCGAAACCCTGGAGACCTATCTGGATGCCGCCGGCAAGGTAAACGTCACGGCCAATCGGCTTCATATTCACATCAATACACTCAGCTACCGATTGAAGCGAATCGAGGAAATCATGCAGGTGGATCTGGAAGACATGAATCAACGCGTCTCCCTCTATCTGGAGTTGAAACTGGACAAATTAAACAGGGAACAATAG
- the ald gene encoding alanine dehydrogenase: MIVGIPKEIKNNENRVAITPAGVAALVQNGHTVRIENSAGLGSGFTNEDYTAVGAEIVATAAEAWNADMVMKVKEPLPSEYGFFREGQILFTYLHLAPEAELTRALVEKKVVAIAYETIQLDNGALPLLMPMSEVAGRMSVQIGAQFLEKPYGGKGVLLGGVPGVQKGEVVVIGGGIVGTNAAKMALGLGANVTIIDVNADRLRQLDDLFQGRVQTLMSNSFNIANAVKKADLLIGAVLIPGARAPRLVTEDMVKTMAPGSVIVDVAIDQGGSIETCDRVSTHDNPTYERHGVIHYSVANMPGAVARTSTLALTNVTLPYAVLLANKGYRQAIAENRPLSKGVNVIDGKVTYKAVADAQNLPYTPLDEALMVKN; encoded by the coding sequence ATGATTGTAGGGATTCCCAAAGAGATTAAGAACAACGAAAATCGCGTAGCCATTACGCCAGCAGGTGTTGCGGCTCTGGTCCAGAATGGACATACGGTCCGCATCGAAAACAGCGCAGGTTTGGGAAGCGGTTTCACCAATGAAGATTACACAGCCGTCGGCGCCGAAATCGTAGCGACCGCTGCGGAAGCGTGGAATGCTGACATGGTGATGAAAGTAAAAGAACCGCTGCCCAGTGAATACGGCTTTTTCCGTGAGGGACAAATCCTCTTCACGTACCTGCACCTGGCTCCGGAAGCGGAACTGACTCGTGCATTGGTAGAGAAAAAAGTGGTAGCTATCGCTTATGAAACCATCCAACTGGACAATGGCGCTCTGCCGCTCCTCATGCCAATGTCCGAAGTGGCAGGACGCATGTCCGTGCAAATCGGCGCGCAATTCCTGGAAAAGCCGTATGGCGGAAAGGGTGTGCTCCTCGGGGGCGTACCAGGTGTGCAGAAGGGTGAAGTCGTCGTCATCGGCGGTGGGATCGTCGGTACCAACGCGGCGAAAATGGCGCTGGGCCTCGGTGCCAATGTAACCATCATCGACGTGAACGCGGACCGTCTGCGCCAGCTCGACGACCTGTTCCAAGGCCGCGTGCAAACGCTGATGTCCAACTCCTTCAACATCGCCAATGCCGTGAAAAAAGCGGACCTGCTCATCGGTGCCGTACTGATCCCGGGTGCTCGTGCGCCTCGTCTGGTTACAGAGGATATGGTGAAAACCATGGCTCCTGGCTCCGTCATCGTCGACGTGGCCATCGACCAAGGCGGCTCCATCGAAACCTGTGACCGCGTATCGACCCATGACAATCCGACCTATGAAAGACACGGCGTCATCCACTACTCCGTAGCCAACATGCCGGGTGCGGTAGCGCGCACGTCCACGCTGGCCCTGACCAACGTGACCTTGCCATACGCAGTGCTGCTGGCCAACAAGGGATACCGCCAAGCCATCGCCGAAAACCGTCCGCTGTCCAAAGGCGTAAACGTGATCGACGGCAAAGTGACCTACAAAGCGGTAGCCGATGCGCAAAACCTGCCGTACACACCGCTCGACGAAGCGCTGATGGTGAAAAACTAA